The following nucleotide sequence is from Rhodospirillales bacterium.
CTCGGGCGCAAGCTGTTCTTCGACCGTCGCCTGTCCGCCAACGGCACCATCAGTTGCGCCATGTGCCACGTCCCGGAACAAGGCTACACCCTGAACGAATTGGCGACGCCGGTCGGCATCGAGGGCCGCTCGGTGCGCCGCAACGCGCCGACGGTGGTCAACGCGGCGTTTCAGAAATCGCTCTTCCACGACGGCCGCGCGACGACGCTGGAAGAGCAGGCGCTGCTGCCGCTGGTCGACGCCGACGAGATGGGCAATCCCTCCCTCGACCACGTGGTCGCGCGCCTGCGCGGCTTGCCCGACTACGCCGGCCTCTTCGAGCGCGCCTTCGGCCGCGCCGCCGACGCCGCGACGCTTGCCCGCGCCGTGGCCGCCTGGCAGCGCACGCTCGTTTCCGGCAATTCGCCGTTCGACCGTTGGCGTTTCGGCAGGGACGAAACCGCGCTCGGCCCGGCGGCGCGGCGCGGCTTCGCCCTCTTCGGCGGCAAGGCGGGCTGCGCCGGTTGCCACGCGATCGGCCCCGATCACGCGCTGTTCACCGACCACCGCTTCCACAACACCGGCGTCGGCGCGCCCGCGCCGCCCACCGTGGGCGTGCGCGTCGAACTCGCGCCCGGCGTTT
It contains:
- a CDS encoding methylamine utilization protein MauG, whose protein sequence is MKSFAALIGVGVGVLAFAPGARGADIDDRALARVRTPPLGLPAVPVPADDPPTRETIALGRKLFFDRRLSANGTISCAMCHVPEQGYTLNELATPVGIEGRSVRRNAPTVVNAAFQKSLFHDGRATTLEEQALLPLVDADEMGNPSLDHVVARLRGLPDYAGLFERAFGRAADAATLARAVAAWQRTLVSGNSPFDRWRFGRDETALGPAARRGFALFGGKAGCAGCHAIGPDHALFTDHRFHNTGVGAPAPPTVGVRVELAPGVYTVLPHEVVAAVSEPAKPDLGRFEITDDPADRFAYKTPSLRNVALSAPYMHDGSLATLADVVRFYNGGGRPNPGLDPLIRPLGLNESEIGDLVAFLESLTGADIADLIADGRSVAVGNP